The Pongo abelii isolate AG06213 chromosome 21, NHGRI_mPonAbe1-v2.0_pri, whole genome shotgun sequence genome has a window encoding:
- the EIF2S2 gene encoding eukaryotic translation initiation factor 2 subunit 2 (The RefSeq protein has 1 substitution compared to this genomic sequence), whose product MSGDEMIFDPTMSKKKKKKKKPFMLDEEGDTQTEETQPSETKEVEPEPTEDKDLEADEEDTRKKDASDDLDDLNFFNQKKKKKKTKKIFDIDEAEEGVKDLKIESDVQEPTEPEDDLDIMLGNKKKKKKNVKFPDEDEILEKDEALEDEDNKKDDGISFSNQTGPAWAGSERDYTYEELLNRVFNIMREKNPDMVAGEKRKFVMKPPQVVRVGTKKTSFVNFTDICKLLHRQPKHLLAFLLAELGTSGSIDGNNQLVIKGRFQQKQIENVLRRYIKEYVTCHTCRSPDTILQKDTRLYFLQCETCHSRCSAASIKTGFQAVTGKRAQLRAKAN is encoded by the exons ATGTCTGGGGACGAG ATGATTTTTGATCCTACTAtgagcaagaagaaaaagaagaagaagaagccttTTATGTTAGATGAGGAAGGGGATACCCAAACAGAGGAAACCCAGCCTTCAGAAACAAAAGAAGTGGAGCCAGAGCCAACTGAGGACAAAGATTTGGAAGCTGATGAAGAGGATACTAGGAAAAAAG ATGCTTCTGATGATCTAGATGACTTGAACttctttaatcaaaagaaaaagaagaaaaaaactaaaaagatatttgatattgATGAAGCTGAAGAAGGTGTAAAG GATCTTAAGATTGAAAGTGATGTTCAAGAACCAACTGAACCAGAGGATGACCTTGACATTAtgcttggcaataaaaagaagaaaaagaagaatgttaaGTTCCCAGATGAGGATGAAATACTAGAGAAAGATGAAG CTCTAGAAGATGAAGACAACAAAAAAGATGATGGTATCTCATTCAGTAATCAGACAGGCCCTGCTTGGGCAGGCTCAGAAAGAGACTACACATACGAGGAG ctGCTGAATCGAGTGTTCAACATCATGAGGGAAAAGAATCCAGATATGGTTGCTggggagaaaaggaaatttgtCATGAAACCTCCACAGGTCGTCCGAGTAGGAACCAAGAAAACTTCTTTTGTCAACTTTACAGATATCTGTAAACT attacATCGTCAGCCCAAACATCTCCTTGCATTTTTGTTGGCTGAATTGGGTACAAG tgGTTCTATAGATGGTAATAACCAACTTGTAATCAAAGGAAGATTCCAACAGAAACAGATAGAAAATGTCTTGAGAAGATATATCA AGGAATATGTCACTTGTCACACATGCCGATCACCGGACACAATCCTGCAGAAGGACACGCGACTCTATTTCCTACAGTGCGAAACTTGTCATTCTAGATGTTCTGTTGCCAGTATCAAAACCGGCTTCCAGGCTGTCACGGGCAAGCGAGCACAGCTCCGTGCCAAAGCTAACTAA